A window of Streptomyces armeniacus contains these coding sequences:
- a CDS encoding RbsD/FucU family protein, protein MLTNIHPYLTGDLLRYLDAMGHGDTVVLADAHFPAARTATRLLDFPGLTTPGLLGAVRTVVPLDDAPALELMTCPDGRRPVQEELTAAAGVRPEDVRELARGDFYTAAAAAFLVVRTGESRPYGNAILRKGVVTQTGGH, encoded by the coding sequence GTGCTCACGAACATTCACCCCTATCTCACCGGCGACCTGCTCCGGTATCTGGACGCCATGGGCCACGGCGACACCGTGGTCCTTGCCGACGCCCACTTCCCGGCCGCGCGGACCGCCACCCGGCTGCTCGACTTCCCCGGGCTGACCACGCCGGGGCTGCTCGGCGCCGTACGCACCGTGGTGCCGCTCGACGACGCTCCCGCGCTGGAGCTGATGACCTGCCCCGACGGCCGGCGCCCGGTCCAGGAGGAGTTGACGGCCGCCGCCGGCGTGCGCCCCGAGGACGTACGGGAGCTGGCGCGCGGCGACTTCTACACCGCAGCTGCCGCCGCCTTCCTCGTCGTCCGCACCGGCGAGAGCCGCCCGTACGGCAACGCGATCCTGCGCAAGGGCGTAGTGACGCAGACAGGAGGGCACTGA
- a CDS encoding cytochrome P450: MDRTSNSAEIPRFPFAGTDPLRPPAEFAELRAGQPVARAALPNGHTVWLVTRHEDVRRVFGDPRFSRAAVTAPDAPKILPVTTGSKSLFVLDPPEHTRLRKLVARAFTVRSVEQLRPHVAELADGMVARMRRAGPPADLVEGLARPLPITVICELLGVPDEDHGLFQEWTDLLLTFGQGSAERVRAAVGELRAYLSELIERKRRDPGEDLLSELVAARDSAELLSTEELLAFGQTMLVAGYHATTAEICHAVLNLAGPPVAELAADPARIPAAVEELLRFSQAGGGVGPIRIAVEDVVIGGVTVRAGEAVLPCVNSANHDERVFAAPGTLDLAREHNPHLAFGHGIHHCLGAHLGRVELQVVLEALVRELGAFALAEPEQDLHWSQGRAFRIPEKLRLTW, encoded by the coding sequence ATGGACCGCACGTCGAACAGCGCCGAGATTCCCCGTTTCCCCTTCGCCGGCACGGATCCGTTACGCCCGCCGGCAGAGTTCGCGGAATTGCGCGCCGGACAGCCGGTCGCGCGGGCCGCGTTGCCGAACGGACACACGGTCTGGCTGGTCACCCGGCACGAGGACGTACGGCGGGTGTTCGGCGACCCGCGGTTCAGCCGGGCGGCCGTCACCGCGCCGGACGCGCCGAAGATCCTGCCGGTGACCACCGGTTCGAAGTCCCTGTTCGTCCTGGACCCGCCGGAGCACACGCGGCTGCGCAAGCTGGTGGCGCGCGCCTTCACGGTGCGCTCCGTCGAGCAGCTGCGCCCGCACGTCGCGGAGCTGGCCGACGGCATGGTGGCCCGCATGCGCCGCGCGGGCCCGCCCGCGGACCTGGTGGAAGGGCTCGCCAGGCCGCTGCCCATCACCGTCATCTGCGAACTGCTCGGCGTCCCGGACGAGGACCACGGGCTGTTCCAGGAGTGGACGGACCTGCTGCTGACCTTCGGGCAGGGATCGGCTGAGCGAGTGCGCGCCGCGGTCGGCGAACTGCGCGCCTATCTGAGCGAGTTGATCGAACGAAAGCGCCGCGACCCGGGCGAAGACCTGCTCTCCGAGCTGGTGGCGGCGCGCGACAGCGCCGAACTGCTCAGCACGGAGGAGCTGCTGGCGTTCGGGCAGACCATGCTCGTCGCCGGCTACCACGCGACGACGGCCGAGATCTGCCACGCCGTACTGAACCTCGCCGGCCCGCCCGTCGCGGAGCTGGCCGCCGACCCCGCGCGCATCCCCGCCGCCGTCGAGGAGCTGCTGCGCTTCTCGCAGGCGGGCGGCGGCGTGGGGCCGATCCGTATCGCCGTGGAGGACGTCGTCATCGGCGGCGTCACCGTACGGGCCGGGGAGGCCGTGCTGCCCTGCGTCAACTCCGCGAACCACGACGAACGGGTCTTCGCCGCCCCCGGCACCCTGGACCTCGCGCGGGAGCACAACCCGCATCTGGCCTTCGGGCACGGCATCCACCACTGCCTCGGCGCCCATCTCGGCAGGGTGGAGCTGCAGGTCGTCCTGGAGGCGCTCGTACGGGAACTCGGCGCGTTCGCGCTGGCCGAGCCCGAGCAGGACCTGCACTGGAGCCAGGGCCGCGCCTTCCGCATCCCGGAGAAGCTGCGGCTGACCTGGTGA
- a CDS encoding cupin domain-containing protein, translating to MADQVRVRADAVVPNRRRGGDIRVTLSPRTVGCGSGFGGVLYLAPGEFVTEHYHPYSEEFLHVVTGELTIALDGRPVTLAPGDSLLVPIGVRHRLVNEGADRAHAVFHLSPLAPRPELGHVDTEEPVAPHAAQPRVGPAPAGAPASGAGAAAGSAEPRPEDTR from the coding sequence GTGGCGGACCAGGTGCGGGTGCGGGCCGACGCGGTGGTGCCCAACCGCCGCCGCGGCGGCGACATACGGGTCACGCTCAGCCCTCGTACGGTCGGCTGCGGTTCGGGGTTCGGCGGCGTGCTGTATCTGGCGCCCGGCGAGTTCGTGACGGAGCACTACCACCCGTACTCGGAGGAGTTCCTGCACGTCGTCACGGGCGAGCTGACCATCGCGCTGGACGGCCGGCCGGTGACGCTCGCGCCGGGCGACTCGCTGCTCGTACCGATCGGCGTACGGCACCGGCTGGTCAACGAGGGCGCGGACCGGGCGCACGCCGTGTTCCACCTGTCGCCGCTCGCGCCGCGGCCCGAACTGGGGCACGTGGACACGGAGGAGCCGGTGGCACCGCACGCGGCGCAGCCGCGGGTGGGGCCGGCGCCTGCCGGGGCTCCCGCCTCGGGGGCGGGGGCCGCGGCGGGTTCCGCGGAGCCGCGGCCGGAGGACACGCGGTGA
- a CDS encoding SRPBCC family protein has product MSERTDNAVVVDAPLDLVWDMTNDLESWTELFSEYAAVEVLSRDGDTVTFRLTLHPDEQGRSWSWVSERTSDRRSLVVNAHRVETGVFTYMHIRWEYAPEPGGGVRMRWIQEFEMKPDAPLDDAGMRDRLNRNTAVQQARIKERIEAAARGTDGQSPAPAGLKGES; this is encoded by the coding sequence ATGTCGGAACGTACCGACAACGCGGTGGTCGTCGACGCCCCGCTGGACCTGGTCTGGGACATGACCAACGACCTGGAGTCGTGGACGGAGCTGTTCAGCGAGTACGCGGCCGTGGAGGTGCTCTCGCGCGACGGGGACACCGTCACGTTCCGGCTCACCCTGCACCCGGACGAGCAGGGCCGCAGCTGGAGCTGGGTGTCGGAGCGCACCTCCGACCGCCGGTCCCTGGTGGTGAACGCGCACCGGGTGGAGACGGGTGTCTTCACGTACATGCACATCCGCTGGGAGTACGCGCCGGAGCCGGGCGGCGGCGTGCGGATGCGCTGGATCCAGGAGTTCGAGATGAAGCCGGACGCGCCGCTGGACGACGCCGGCATGCGCGACCGGCTGAACCGGAACACCGCCGTGCAGCAGGCGCGGATCAAGGAACGCATCGAAGCCGCCGCACGCGGCACCGACGGCCAGAGCCCCGCGCCGGCCGGCCTCAAGGGGGAATCATGA
- a CDS encoding methyltransferase → MTARTPAHATAPAAAGIPAPPSPRPLIELGTSFWASKTLLTAVEIGLFTGLAEGPVTEDALRERYALHARGARDFLDALVALGVLDRDAGGSYRNAPATDLYLDENKPSYLGGWMRQASRRLFHAWSGLTDSLRSGTPHIGWNSQDYFNRLYENPRELLGFIAAMDAITNHLGPELAALLDWRAHKQVVDVGGARGNLLAHLLPAHPHLEGAVFDLPDLKPLFEAHMAQHGLGDRTRFATGDFFADPMPAADVVVLGHILHDWDAGQRRELLRRAYEALRPGGMVVVYDRMIDDARRENATGLLGSLNLLLVTPGGSEYTAAECQEWAAQAGFASSETLRLVDGLETAVVAHKAG, encoded by the coding sequence ATGACCGCCAGAACGCCCGCACACGCAACCGCACCAGCCGCCGCGGGCATACCCGCGCCACCCAGCCCGCGGCCGCTGATCGAGCTCGGTACGTCGTTCTGGGCGTCGAAGACGCTGCTGACCGCCGTCGAGATCGGCCTCTTCACCGGGCTCGCCGAAGGGCCCGTCACCGAGGACGCCCTGCGCGAGCGCTACGCGCTGCACGCACGCGGCGCCCGCGACTTCCTCGACGCCCTGGTGGCGCTCGGCGTGCTGGACCGCGACGCCGGCGGCAGCTACCGCAACGCCCCCGCCACCGACCTCTACCTCGACGAGAACAAGCCCTCGTACCTCGGCGGCTGGATGCGGCAGGCGAGCCGCCGGCTGTTCCACGCGTGGTCCGGGCTGACCGACAGCCTCCGCTCCGGCACCCCGCACATCGGCTGGAACAGCCAGGACTACTTCAACCGGCTCTACGAGAACCCGCGCGAACTCCTCGGCTTCATCGCCGCGATGGACGCCATCACCAACCACCTCGGCCCGGAGCTCGCCGCGCTCCTCGACTGGCGGGCGCACAAGCAGGTCGTCGACGTGGGCGGCGCCCGCGGCAACCTCCTCGCGCACCTGCTGCCCGCACACCCGCACCTCGAGGGCGCCGTCTTCGACCTGCCCGACCTGAAGCCGCTCTTCGAGGCCCACATGGCGCAGCACGGGCTCGGCGACCGTACGCGCTTCGCCACCGGAGACTTCTTCGCCGACCCGATGCCCGCCGCCGACGTCGTCGTCCTCGGCCACATCCTGCACGACTGGGACGCCGGGCAGCGCCGGGAACTGCTGCGCCGGGCGTACGAGGCGCTGCGCCCCGGCGGCATGGTCGTCGTCTACGACCGCATGATCGACGACGCGCGCCGGGAGAACGCCACCGGGCTGCTCGGCTCGCTCAACCTCCTGCTGGTCACTCCCGGCGGCTCGGAGTACACCGCCGCCGAGTGCCAGGAGTGGGCCGCGCAGGCCGGGTTCGCGTCGAGCGAGACCCTCCGGCTCGTGGACGGGCTGGAGACGGCGGTCGTCGCCCACAAGGCGGGCTGA
- a CDS encoding beta-ketoacyl-[acyl-carrier-protein] synthase family protein yields the protein MSRRAVITGLGVVAPGGVGGAAFWDVLVSGGTATRLISLFDAAGFRSRIAAEVDFDPYAHGLTPRQVRRMDRAAQFALVSLREAVADSGLDLADVPPERLGVSLGSAVGCTMGLEEEYVVLSDGGRSDTLDHRYGVPHLYGYMAPSTLACEVAWEAGAEGPVALVSTGCTSGLDAVGHGAQLIAEGSADVVLTGATDAPLSPITVACFDAIKATSRRNDDPAHASRPFDATRDGFVLGEGAAVLVLEEREAARRRGATVYAELLGFASRSNAFHMTGLKPDGREMAEAISTALDQARLDPTAVDYVNAHGSGTVQNDRHETAAFKKALGDHAYGVPVSSIKSVIGHSLGAIGALELAACALALRHQTVPPTANLDHRDPDCDLDCVPHTAREHAMSTVLSVGSGFGGFQSAAVLGRAGRAA from the coding sequence GTGAGCCGCCGGGCCGTCATCACCGGTCTGGGGGTGGTCGCACCCGGCGGGGTGGGCGGCGCGGCCTTCTGGGACGTCCTCGTCTCGGGCGGTACGGCGACCCGGCTGATCTCCCTGTTCGACGCGGCCGGCTTCCGCTCCCGTATCGCCGCGGAGGTCGACTTCGACCCGTACGCACACGGCCTGACCCCGCGTCAGGTACGCCGGATGGACAGGGCGGCGCAGTTCGCGCTGGTCTCGCTGCGCGAGGCGGTCGCGGACAGCGGCCTCGACCTGGCGGACGTGCCGCCGGAGCGGCTCGGGGTCAGCCTCGGCAGCGCCGTCGGGTGCACGATGGGCCTGGAGGAGGAGTACGTGGTGCTCTCCGACGGCGGCCGGAGCGACACCCTCGACCACCGCTACGGCGTGCCCCACCTCTACGGCTACATGGCGCCGTCCACGCTCGCCTGCGAAGTCGCCTGGGAGGCGGGTGCGGAGGGGCCGGTCGCGCTGGTGTCGACGGGCTGTACGTCCGGACTGGACGCGGTCGGCCACGGCGCCCAGCTGATCGCGGAGGGCTCGGCGGACGTGGTGCTGACAGGCGCCACCGACGCGCCCCTCTCCCCCATCACAGTGGCGTGCTTCGACGCGATCAAGGCGACCTCGCGGCGGAACGACGACCCGGCGCACGCGTCCCGGCCGTTCGACGCCACACGCGACGGGTTCGTGCTCGGCGAGGGCGCCGCCGTACTGGTGCTGGAGGAACGCGAGGCCGCGCGGCGGCGGGGCGCGACCGTGTATGCCGAACTGCTCGGCTTCGCGTCGCGCAGCAACGCCTTCCACATGACCGGACTCAAGCCGGACGGACGGGAGATGGCCGAGGCGATCTCCACCGCCCTGGACCAGGCCCGGCTGGACCCCACCGCCGTCGACTACGTCAACGCACACGGCTCCGGCACCGTCCAGAACGACCGGCACGAGACCGCGGCGTTCAAGAAGGCACTGGGCGATCACGCGTACGGCGTTCCCGTAAGTTCGATCAAATCGGTGATCGGACACTCACTCGGAGCGATCGGAGCGCTCGAACTCGCCGCGTGCGCCCTGGCGTTGCGGCACCAGACGGTGCCGCCGACCGCAAACCTCGACCACCGCGACCCGGACTGCGACCTCGACTGCGTGCCGCACACGGCCCGCGAACACGCCATGTCCACGGTCCTCAGCGTCGGCAGCGGATTCGGCGGCTTCCAGAGCGCGGCGGTGCTGGGCCGGGCGGGGAGAGCGGCATGA
- a CDS encoding anthrone oxygenase family protein produces the protein MIPVLAPLALAANGLAAGVLLWAVLGGMPMLRWLPAEQYVRVEQFWGNRFEPFQPVCVALTLLCGAALAAAASGAVSRTLFALAAALAAGVLAVSVTRNVPLKRWVMGLDPDRLPDDWEQRDPRAAWSYWNTVRSVLAVSGFALNALAVGVELSG, from the coding sequence ATGATTCCCGTGCTCGCGCCCCTCGCCCTCGCCGCCAACGGGCTGGCCGCCGGCGTCCTGCTGTGGGCCGTCCTCGGCGGGATGCCGATGCTGCGCTGGCTGCCGGCCGAACAGTACGTGCGCGTGGAGCAGTTCTGGGGCAACCGGTTCGAGCCGTTCCAGCCGGTGTGCGTCGCGTTGACGCTGCTGTGCGGCGCGGCGCTGGCGGCTGCCGCGTCCGGGGCGGTGTCACGGACACTGTTCGCGCTCGCGGCGGCGCTGGCGGCGGGCGTGCTGGCCGTGTCGGTCACCCGGAACGTACCGCTCAAACGGTGGGTGATGGGCCTCGATCCCGACCGGCTGCCCGACGACTGGGAGCAGCGCGATCCGCGCGCCGCCTGGTCGTACTGGAACACCGTCCGCTCCGTCCTCGCCGTGAGCGGCTTCGCCCTCAACGCGCTCGCGGTCGGCGTGGAGCTCTCGGGCTGA
- a CDS encoding SDR family NAD(P)-dependent oxidoreductase, which yields MTGTRTGPGAESAGLAAAGGKLLTGAKVLVTGGTRGVGRGIVSVLAAAGADVATCYRQDAEAAAALERELKRNGGDHHVLRADLAQPEEIARLVAECGTRFGRLDAVVNNAGAISHIPYGELPLDEWHRVIDTNLTAAHLVVQHALPLLPEGASVVNVGSKSAEVGIPLRAHYTAAKAALAGLSRSLAKELGPRGIRVNVLAPGVIETEAIGALPAEQAAAMRERYSRKTALGRLGAPDEVGGAVLFLVSGLSRYVTGEVLHVDGGIS from the coding sequence ATGACCGGAACCCGGACCGGACCCGGAGCGGAGTCCGCGGGCCTCGCGGCCGCCGGCGGCAAGCTCCTGACCGGCGCGAAGGTGCTCGTCACCGGCGGCACCCGGGGCGTGGGCCGCGGCATCGTCAGCGTGCTCGCGGCGGCCGGTGCCGACGTCGCCACCTGCTACCGGCAGGACGCCGAGGCCGCCGCCGCGCTCGAACGCGAGCTGAAGCGGAACGGCGGCGACCACCACGTGCTCCGTGCCGACCTCGCCCAGCCCGAGGAGATCGCGCGGCTGGTGGCGGAGTGCGGCACCCGCTTCGGGCGGCTGGACGCCGTGGTGAACAACGCGGGCGCCATCAGCCACATCCCGTACGGCGAACTGCCGCTCGACGAGTGGCACCGGGTGATCGACACCAACCTCACCGCCGCCCACCTGGTCGTCCAGCACGCGCTGCCGCTGCTGCCGGAGGGCGCGTCGGTGGTGAACGTCGGCTCGAAGTCCGCCGAGGTGGGCATCCCGCTCCGGGCGCACTACACGGCGGCGAAGGCGGCGCTGGCCGGCCTGTCGCGTTCGCTGGCCAAGGAGTTGGGGCCGCGCGGCATCCGCGTCAACGTGCTCGCGCCCGGCGTCATCGAGACCGAGGCCATCGGCGCGCTGCCCGCCGAGCAGGCGGCGGCGATGCGGGAGCGGTACTCGCGGAAGACCGCGCTCGGCCGGCTCGGGGCACCCGACGAGGTGGGCGGCGCGGTGCTGTTCCTGGTCAGCGGACTGTCGCGGTATGTGACGGGTGAAGTCCTGCACGTGGACGGGGGGATCAGCTGA
- a CDS encoding antibiotic biosynthesis monooxygenase family protein: MRTDTGAGTATGAGTATGAGAEARPDDAPDGDAHGAPDADAHGVAEVRVLLHHSAPGPADGRALRAAYRRVSARLAAEPGLLGSELLQSVTDPAVYVVVSRWTDFDAFRRWEQGPEHRDVTAPLRPYRASADERAGIYRVVDTY; encoded by the coding sequence ATGCGTACGGATACGGGCGCGGGCACGGCTACGGGCGCGGGCACGGCTACGGGCGCGGGCGCGGAGGCGCGTCCGGACGACGCTCCGGACGGGGATGCACACGGCGCTCCGGACGCGGATGCGCACGGCGTGGCCGAGGTGCGCGTCCTCCTGCACCACTCCGCCCCCGGCCCGGCGGACGGCCGCGCGCTCCGCGCCGCGTACCGCCGGGTCAGCGCCCGGCTGGCGGCGGAGCCCGGCCTGCTCGGCAGCGAGCTGCTGCAGTCGGTCACCGACCCGGCCGTGTACGTGGTGGTCAGCCGGTGGACGGACTTCGACGCCTTCCGCCGCTGGGAGCAGGGCCCGGAGCACCGCGACGTGACGGCGCCACTGCGCCCGTACCGGGCGTCGGCGGACGAACGGGCAGGTATCTACCGCGTGGTGGACACGTACTGA
- a CDS encoding ketosynthase chain-length factor, translating to MSGADAGGRAGEAVAAAGGVRAEGTVRRNVPAEASPSAEHPGARLVFTGLGVVAPTGVGAEEHWASVLAGRTGIGKITRCDAEAYPLRLAGQVPAFDLAAHVPPPLMPQTDWWTQLALAGAALALADARLEPAELPEYEMAVVTSSSSGGTAFGQREIHRLWSRGPGHVGAYQSIAWFYAATTGQISIRHGMRGPCGVLACEQAGGLDALAQARRLAREGSRLVVTGGTDASLCEYGVIAQLSTLPLARRDDVRRAYVPFDRAACGYLPGEGGAILLAEREDAARERGADRPYGELLGYASGFDPAPGSRRPPALHRVARNALANARLEPSEIDVVFADAMGTPAADLAEAQAISALFGPYGVPVTAPKTLTGRLYGGGAALDVATALLSLRDGVVPATTGPREIGPGCEIDLVTGSPRELPLRTALVLARGHGGFTSAVVLGR from the coding sequence ATGAGCGGCGCGGACGCGGGGGGCCGCGCCGGAGAGGCCGTCGCCGCCGCGGGGGGCGTACGGGCCGAAGGGACCGTACGCCGGAACGTACCCGCCGAGGCCTCCCCCTCAGCCGAACACCCCGGTGCGCGCCTGGTGTTCACGGGCCTCGGCGTCGTCGCGCCCACCGGGGTGGGCGCCGAGGAGCACTGGGCGTCGGTACTCGCGGGACGCACCGGCATCGGCAAGATCACCCGGTGCGACGCCGAGGCGTACCCGCTCCGGCTCGCGGGGCAGGTGCCCGCGTTCGACCTCGCGGCGCACGTACCGCCCCCGCTGATGCCGCAGACCGACTGGTGGACGCAGCTCGCGCTGGCCGGCGCGGCCCTCGCGCTGGCCGACGCGCGGCTGGAGCCCGCGGAACTCCCCGAGTACGAGATGGCGGTGGTCACCTCCAGCTCCTCCGGCGGAACGGCGTTCGGGCAGCGGGAGATCCACCGGCTGTGGTCGCGCGGCCCGGGCCACGTGGGCGCGTACCAGTCCATCGCCTGGTTCTACGCCGCGACCACCGGGCAGATCTCGATCCGGCACGGCATGCGCGGCCCGTGCGGCGTACTCGCCTGCGAACAGGCGGGCGGGCTCGACGCGCTCGCGCAGGCCCGCCGGCTCGCCCGCGAGGGCTCGCGGCTGGTGGTGACGGGCGGCACGGACGCGTCACTGTGCGAGTACGGCGTGATCGCCCAGCTCAGCACGCTGCCGCTGGCCCGGCGGGACGACGTACGCCGCGCCTACGTCCCGTTCGACCGCGCGGCCTGCGGCTATCTGCCCGGCGAAGGCGGCGCGATCCTCCTCGCGGAGCGGGAGGACGCGGCCCGCGAGCGCGGCGCGGACCGGCCGTACGGCGAACTGCTCGGCTACGCCTCCGGGTTCGACCCGGCACCCGGCTCCCGGCGCCCGCCGGCGCTGCACCGGGTGGCCCGCAACGCGCTGGCGAACGCGCGGCTCGAGCCGTCCGAGATCGACGTCGTGTTCGCGGACGCGATGGGCACACCGGCGGCCGATCTGGCCGAAGCGCAGGCGATCAGCGCGCTGTTCGGCCCGTACGGGGTGCCCGTGACCGCGCCGAAGACGCTGACCGGGCGGCTGTACGGCGGGGGTGCGGCGCTGGACGTCGCCACCGCGCTGCTGTCCCTGCGGGACGGCGTGGTGCCCGCGACGACGGGGCCGCGTGAGATCGGTCCCGGCTGCGAAATCGATCTCGTCACCGGGTCCCCGCGTGAACTCCCGCTGCGTACCGCCCTCGTGCTGGCCCGCGGGCACGGCGGCTTCACCTCGGCCGTGGTGCTGGGCCGTTAG
- a CDS encoding antibiotic biosynthesis monooxygenase family protein, producing MSVFRVLLRMQIKPGMEDAFEREWSRVGESVTAHPANLGQWLARSCEEKGVFYITSDWTDEEQFREFERSDRHVTHRQKLHPYRSGGSMSTMRVVAHLDGSQPDGSHVNGTGV from the coding sequence ATGTCCGTGTTCCGCGTGCTGCTGCGGATGCAGATCAAACCGGGCATGGAGGACGCGTTCGAGCGCGAGTGGAGCCGCGTCGGCGAGTCCGTCACGGCGCACCCGGCCAACCTGGGCCAGTGGCTGGCGCGCAGCTGCGAGGAGAAGGGCGTCTTCTACATCACCAGCGACTGGACGGACGAGGAGCAGTTCCGGGAGTTCGAGCGCAGCGACCGGCACGTGACGCACAGGCAGAAGCTGCACCCGTACCGCTCGGGCGGGTCGATGAGCACGATGCGGGTGGTCGCGCACCTCGACGGCTCGCAGCCGGACGGATCGCACGTGAACGGCACGGGGGTGTGA
- a CDS encoding TcmI family type II polyketide cyclase, which yields MHRTLIVARMEPRNATAVAEAFAESDTGELPRKVGVTRRTLFRFHDLYFHLVEAHEDITPALYRAREEEPYVRLSTRLAELVSPYDPGWREPKDAMAEPFYVWTPERGRER from the coding sequence ATGCACCGGACCCTGATCGTGGCGCGGATGGAGCCGCGCAACGCCACCGCCGTCGCGGAGGCATTCGCCGAGTCGGACACCGGGGAGCTGCCCCGGAAGGTCGGGGTGACCCGGCGGACGCTGTTCCGCTTCCACGACCTGTACTTCCATCTCGTCGAGGCGCACGAGGACATCACGCCCGCGCTGTACCGGGCGCGCGAGGAGGAGCCGTACGTGCGGCTCAGCACCCGGCTCGCGGAGCTGGTCTCGCCGTACGACCCCGGCTGGCGCGAACCCAAGGACGCCATGGCCGAGCCGTTCTACGTCTGGACGCCGGAACGGGGGCGGGAGCGGTGA
- a CDS encoding acyl carrier protein, giving the protein MTTNPTFSMDELQRLLLTDSVEGAAVDIAAAADTPFQELGYDSLAMLELVCRVGREYGVSLPEDAEKAMTTPNEAVRYIGRSLADARLEPGLGRTA; this is encoded by the coding sequence ATGACCACGAACCCGACGTTCTCCATGGACGAACTGCAACGGCTGCTGCTGACCGACTCCGTGGAGGGCGCCGCCGTCGACATCGCCGCCGCGGCCGACACCCCGTTCCAGGAGCTCGGCTACGACTCCCTCGCCATGCTCGAACTCGTCTGCCGGGTCGGCCGCGAGTACGGCGTCAGCCTCCCGGAGGACGCCGAGAAGGCCATGACCACACCCAACGAGGCCGTGCGCTACATCGGCCGCTCACTCGCGGACGCCCGGCTGGAGCCGGGCCTCGGAAGGACGGCCTGA